The genomic stretch TGTGTGCGATGTTATAGAAGACAGAGCAAGAAAACTTGCCCAAGATTTTGGTGTGAAAAAGATATATACTGATTATGAAAAAATGCTTCTTGATTCTGATATAGATGTTATTTCAATCTGCACACCATCTGGTATGCATGCTGATATGGCAGCTTTAGCAGCAGACGCAAAAAAACATGTCATTGTTGAAAAGCCCATGGATATAACATTGTCTAAAGCTGATAAAATAATAGAGGCTCAAAATAGAAACAATGTAGTTATTTCTATAATCTCTTGACTTTGTCAGTTTGAAACTCAAAAAGCTTGGGAGGACTGGGATTGACAAAATTTGGACCTCAATTTTGTCACTACATCATTTGTTAATGCCAATAAATCCTAAACCTTCCTCATATGTCATG from Caldicellulosiruptor kronotskyensis 2002 encodes the following:
- a CDS encoding Gfo/Idh/MocA family protein; this translates as MSKLKFGIVGCGVISKTHAIAISALSSDAELVAVCDVIEDRARKLAQDFGVKKIYTDYEKMLLDSDIDVISICTPSGMHADMAALAADAKKHVIVEKPMDITLSKADKIIEAQNRNNVVISIIS